In the Arachis hypogaea cultivar Tifrunner chromosome 20, arahy.Tifrunner.gnm2.J5K5, whole genome shotgun sequence genome, agcacactaatttttatcaattttacgaaacactaaaaaaatttaaaaaagatatttttttaataaaaaaaatatctttttctaataacTTAATAACACTCAAACAAACTCTACatatttacattttctttttgagtcagacatgaatttaacataaatgcAAAAAAGTCAAGATGCTTAACTTgagtttattctatttttctgcaACTATATTTACGTGTGAGTTAGACTGTAGTGAATGAAATGCACATacctttataatattattttactaataaaattaaataagaactatAAGTTTAACCTCCTTTTTGATACGAAacatgtaatttttttggattggtATGCATAGGATCTATTAGACCTAAATTTAGATGACCTTGAACAAGAAACAAATGAGAATTAATCTGGACCTCCAACCTTTAATATGTTAATAGTATTTTATGTTTTAGTCTATTTTATCCTGTATCTAAATATAGTTATATGTTCGTTTAGTTTTAGTTAGATTAAAAAGACAATTGCACAAGTATATCTTTTATTCAGATGATATTAAGGATCAACTGCTATTGCTAACAATAGGACTTCAAAGGAATCACGCAAGTGAATTAAATAATTGAGTGAACGCGTACTAGTTTTGTTAAAATATACTCACGTCTTACGTCTCCCTTATgacccaaaaaacaaaaaaaacaaaaaaacaaaaaaacaaaaaaaaagaaagaaaagtctaCCTTATGtactttttgtctttttctttaattaatcTTGTTCATTAGTAAGAATAATTAACTTCTATCAATTTTAAGGTTTCAAACACCTTGACTTGAATAATCTCTATTGAATCTACTGGCATCACATGGACAAATTAACAAATGTGAGAACAAGGCATGAAATGTTGAGTGAACACATTGACAATACGGTCACCCAACCTGTTCCATGAACGTAGAACAGACACATAAGAAACCAAACTTATATACATACatgaaaaaaacataaataagatCAAATTCTGCAAATGTATGTCTCAAACATAACTAATACAGAAATTAAATTCGGTCATTCACTGATGAATCCATTTCTTGAAAACGTTATTATTACAAGCTCCTCCCCTCAACATCCTTCCAGTCTAGAAACATGTTCCCATTCCGATGCTAAGCCATCGGCAGGATGCTGATTGTTGTAGTCAAACTTGTGGTTCTCGCAAGGCTGAATTTCTTCACTGTCCTCCAAATCGAGTTGAAGCTCCTTTGGAATTGACTTGTCAACAGCACTGTAAGAACTGAGATACACAATGGAAGGATTTACATGGACATCTAAACTCTTAACTCCTGATGCCTTTGCGTCAAGTATTGTGTTATCCATTCCTTTGTCAGCAAATCCATCTAACAGTGTGTCTTTTGAAGATGAACTCAAATCTTCGACACGGGATTTAAGAATATGAAATCTTGCCATGACAGATGCCTCATGATCATCCACCTTCATTTTGCTTAGAAGAGGAGATTCTTGGCTAAAATTAATATGGGTTTGAACATCTTTTCCTTTGGATGGAGAATTGTCGCCTCGAGTTCTCAGAATGTGAAATCTAGCCAAAACAGAAGCTTCACCATTCCCAACATCTTTCTTTGTGCTAGAAAGATTAGAATTCTGGACAAGACTATCCAGGTTTTGACTAGTATTTCCCTCAGGTGTCAATGGATTAGGCTTGTTCATGTCAATAGAAGATTTTGAAGCAGGCATATTCTTTGCATTTGCATCTGCATCAATGTGTGTTGCAAAACTTTGGCTTATATTAGATTGATCTCCCACGTCTGCAACATAAAAAGGGATACAAAAACATGatgtaaatttttataaaaataaaaaaataaaggaacatATCATTTGTTGAAATACTATTTTATCTAGTACTGTATAGTAACAAATGACCCATTTGATATACCAAAAACAACACAGTCAACCTTTTTGCTTGAGCCTCTTGATTTCATTCTTCATTTGATTGTAGCGAGCTTTATAATGAATGGAACACAACGAAGCTTCAGCTTCAAGCCATAGATTCTTATATAGCACTGCAGTTTGAGACTccacttcatcatcatcatcatcatcatgcagaTTCTCGCTAAGAATCTTCTTTAAAGCCTATAAAGCAAAAGTATGCAACAATTAATTTTCACCCCTTTAGTCGTAAGGACATCTGAAAGGATAAACAGGAAGAATAAATGAGATATTAAAGCACCTTAGTCATTTCATCTTCTTTTTTCATTTCTGCATCACCCCTTGGAGAAATGGACCTTGAAAGTTGTTGGACTAATTTTCCAGATTTGATATGCAGGTTTTTTGCCTCTTCAACAAGTGGATTCTCAAGCTCAACCTTAGGAATCTCTGGTACTAATTGGGTTACTTGGTGCTTCACAAAACTTGCATTCTAAGAATACAGATGGAAAACATACAAGTTATGTAATATAGTACTAATTTAACTGGCGTACAACACTGCCTCATGGAActcaaaaccaattaaaacaaaCAGCATATCAGCAATAGCTAGACATATGTTGTATTAACCTTTCCTGAGAGATGCTATATATATTGAATAAATTGAAGAGATAAGAATATACCtgttgaatcttgcatgattctCTGGCATGCCTGGAAGTTCCGGGATGTGGTGAAGGAAATTCTTGCAAAGGGGTAATTTTTTCAGCATTCTTTAAAGAACATGCATTGAGATTACTGATCACAACTTTTAGTACGCTGAAATCTTGTTCTTTCAATTCACAGGCATCATTCAAGCAATGAAAAAGAAGCAATTCTGACATATTGTGCATCGTATCAACCAGCGTTTGGACATTTAATTTTGGACTTGATACTTTCTCAGCAGACTTTTCAAGTGATTTAGATGCATCTACTACAGTAGTAGATGACAAGGTATTTTCTGGGATCTGAAATATACCACATTTCAAATCATCATTCACATTGCTCCCAGCACTCACATCAGTTTCATTCATATTGTTTCCAGCATTAGCACCATCAGTCTCTGGTTTATGATACAGCAGTTTGTTTTCATCTACAAGAGAATGATCTATCCAAGAGGTTCTAGAATCACGATGATGAATTGGCTTGACTGGTGGGACATTTTTTTCCTTCACTTCAGTAACGCCATTCAGGTATTTAACCTCAGAATTACAGCTTGGCTCAGACTGAAGAGAGGTATTACGCGTTGCATTATAAGAATTGCAATTTGGATATTTAAAATTGAATGCCGGAATTTTCCTTAGATCTATATCTTCTTGATGGACAAAATCATTTAGATcatgattgttgtttgaaattTTACTTGATCTTTTCACATTATTGTCGGTGTCAAGCAAACAATTCTGAGGCTCTTGAATAACATAACCAGAGAACTTCTCAGTTTTCTGCACATATTCCAAAGGCTTGGTCTCAGAAGTTTCATAACAAGAAAAGTAACCGGAAGGGGCGCCCTTCCAGCAAGGTGAGTCTACAGCAGGATTGCATCGATCTGCACTGCCAAAAGATTTCTCAATGGAATTGACATCCCGATTAGCACTGAGTCTCAAGCTCAATTTATCCAAATCCACATGAGAATCTTGAACTCCATTTGTCTCTTTAAATATATAGTCCACAACATTCCTTGGATCGATCTTGTCCATAGCATTGTTTGATGAGAATGGTTCATTTCTTTCTAGATGCAGGCGGAGATGACTTAAATCAAAGCCACCTGAAGTTCCAGAACTAAGTCCTTGATCAGCCTCCATTACCTTATATAAATTATTGTTTCCAAGGTCTCCATCTGTAGGATCATTGTTCATTTTCAAATCCATGACCAGCCCTGGTATAGGTGACGAAGATGTTGTATCAACTCGTAATGGCCTATCACAACGCTGCCTGGAAAATTTGTCATAAGAACTAACACGTGACAAGTTCCCTGAATCACCAGCTTTCACAGGAGCCTCACCATGTGTTTCTAGAGGTAATGAAGTGGATCCCATAACAGATGTACCTGAAACCTCAACTGGCATGGGTTTGAAGCTTCCCCACAAACAAGATTTACCACCCAAATGATCAGCACTTGCAGCAGGAAAGCTCTGTTTTTCCCAACCAGTAGTTTGTGCAACTTTGCCATTAACAGAGTCTGTCCCTTCTTGACCTCCtgcattaaaataaataatttgttttcACGATAATCTTGACATCCTGCATTAAAACAAATAATTCCTCACAGGGCACCACACAAATTTCAAACATTGGGGGAAAAAAAATCTTCATTTGAAATTCGGAACGTTAATTTCGTTCTTATCCTGCATAAAGTTTCTCACACAACCATTTAAGTAAGCAATAGAACACAACTACAATGAGCATAACAACTTGGACAACACCAACAATATATaaggccaaaaaaaaaaaaagaaaaccttgGTTCATCCTTTCTTCAACAGCAGAACCAGCAACGTTTGTTTGATTTGCGGAGAAACTGGTCCCAACACCCACATGCATTCCCTTACCATGGTTTAACTCTGCAAACTGATTCCACAGTCCAGCACTTGGACCAATAAACCCTACTTCAGGTGAATTCTTAGCAAAATCAGCAATAGTGGAGCCATCCAAGGAAGCAAACCCGGATGATAACGCAGGCCAATGATTAGGTACAACAGAAGGAGCTGGATCATGAATTGGGGATGGAACATACGAAGAATAGTAAAATTGAGAATCAACATGGCTCGGTTCTCCACCATTATTGGAAGAACACTGATCATAAGAGAATGAGTCCATAGTAGCCAGACCTAGAGACTTAAATTGAGGCAATCGAACACTGGAAGAGGAATCAACAACGGAATAGCCATAAGGTTTTGAAGGAGGAGGCGCGGAATCCAATTCTCTGATAGGGTTGGAGAAGAAATCGTA is a window encoding:
- the LOC112783648 gene encoding uncharacterized protein, with the translated sequence MKGVGSHSNDWAYYPSPSSNLSAFAAPFSVNRFSPNDVVSALPFPDSAESALQPRSYGYDFFSNPIRELDSAPPPSKPYGYSVVDSSSSVRLPQFKSLGLATMDSFSYDQCSSNNGGEPSHVDSQFYYSSYVPSPIHDPAPSVVPNHWPALSSGFASLDGSTIADFAKNSPEVGFIGPSAGLWNQFAELNHGKGMHVGVGTSFSANQTNVAGSAVEERMNQGGQEGTDSVNGKVAQTTGWEKQSFPAASADHLGGKSCLWGSFKPMPVEVSGTSVMGSTSLPLETHGEAPVKAGDSGNLSRVSSYDKFSRQRCDRPLRVDTTSSSPIPGLVMDLKMNNDPTDGDLGNNNLYKVMEADQGLSSGTSGGFDLSHLRLHLERNEPFSSNNAMDKIDPRNVVDYIFKETNGVQDSHVDLDKLSLRLSANRDVNSIEKSFGSADRCNPAVDSPCWKGAPSGYFSCYETSETKPLEYVQKTEKFSGYVIQEPQNCLLDTDNNVKRSSKISNNNHDLNDFVHQEDIDLRKIPAFNFKYPNCNSYNATRNTSLQSEPSCNSEVKYLNGVTEVKEKNVPPVKPIHHRDSRTSWIDHSLVDENKLLYHKPETDGANAGNNMNETDVSAGSNVNDDLKCGIFQIPENTLSSTTVVDASKSLEKSAEKVSSPKLNVQTLVDTMHNMSELLLFHCLNDACELKEQDFSVLKVVISNLNACSLKNAEKITPLQEFPSPHPGTSRHARESCKIQQNASFVKHQVTQLVPEIPKVELENPLVEEAKNLHIKSGKLVQQLSRSISPRGDAEMKKEDEMTKALKKILSENLHDDDDDDEVESQTAVLYKNLWLEAEASLCSIHYKARYNQMKNEIKRLKQKDVGDQSNISQSFATHIDADANAKNMPASKSSIDMNKPNPLTPEGNTSQNLDSLVQNSNLSSTKKDVGNGEASVLARFHILRTRGDNSPSKGKDVQTHINFSQESPLLSKMKVDDHEASVMARFHILKSRVEDLSSSSKDTLLDGFADKGMDNTILDAKASGVKSLDVHVNPSIVYLSSYSAVDKSIPKELQLDLEDSEEIQPCENHKFDYNNQHPADGLASEWEHVSRLEGC